The Natator depressus isolate rNatDep1 chromosome 11, rNatDep2.hap1, whole genome shotgun sequence genome includes a window with the following:
- the LOC141995690 gene encoding dnaJ homolog subfamily B member 2-like isoform X1, whose product MVEYYEVLGVPRNASSDDIKKAYRKAALKWHPDKNPENKEHAERKFKEIAEAYEVLSDKEKRDIYDRYGKEGLMGAAGPGGSRAGAGVPEFTFSFRSAHDVFREFFGGRDPFSELFDEMLPFSELRGAGLGHPGQGSFFSSFPASSDFFSSSFSPGTDPGIGFRSVSTSTTFVNGKRITTKRIVENGQERVEVEEDGELKSIHVNGVPDDMALGLELSRREQQALPGRASHSPPAPPRPRGSSPVCLYTDSEEEDEDLQLAMAYSLSEMEAAGQHRAGVF is encoded by the exons ATGGTGGAGTACTACGAAGTGCTGGGCGTGCCCCGAAACGCCTCCTccgatgacatcaagaaggc GTACAGGAAGGCGGCGCTGAAATGGCACCCGGATAAGAACCCGGAGAACAAGGAACACGCCGAGCGGAAGTTCAAAGAGATTGCGGAGGCCTACGAAGTGCTGTCGGACA aggaGAAGCGTGACATCTACGACCGCTATGGCAAGGAAGGCCTCATGGGAGCAG cagggcctgggggatCAAGAGCCGGCGCAGGAGTCCCCGAATTCACCTTCTCCTTCCGCAGCGCCCACGACGTCTTCCGGGAGTTCTTCGGCGGGCGGGATCCCTTCTCTGAGCTCTTCG ATGAGATGCTGCCGTTCTCAGAGCTGCGGGGAGCTGGCCTTGGACACCCCGGACAAGGCTCCTTCTTCTCGTCTTTCCCGGCATCCTCAG ATTTCTTCTCCTCGTCCTTCAGCCCTGGCACCGACCCCGGAATCGGCTTCCGCTCGGTTTCCACCTCCACCACCTTCGTCAATGGCAAACGCATCACCACGAAGAg GATTGTGGAGAACGGGCAGGAGCGGGTGGAGGTGGAAGAGGACGGGGAGCTGAAATCAATCCACGTTAACG GTGTCCCTGACGACATggcgctggggctggagctgagccGCCGGGAGCAGCAGGCCCTCCCGGGCCGGGCCTCGCActcgccccccgccccgccgcggCCCCGCGGCTCGTCCCCGGTCTGCCTGTACACGGACAGCGAGGAGGAGGACGAGGATCTGCAGCTGGCCATGGCCTACAGCCTGTCCGAGATGGAGGCTGCGGGGCAGCACAGAGCAG GTGTGTTCTGA
- the LOC141995690 gene encoding dnaJ homolog subfamily B member 2-like isoform X2, whose protein sequence is MVEYYEVLGVPRNASSDDIKKAYRKAALKWHPDKNPENKEHAERKFKEIAEAYEVLSDKEKRDIYDRYGKEGLMGAGPGGSRAGAGVPEFTFSFRSAHDVFREFFGGRDPFSELFDEMLPFSELRGAGLGHPGQGSFFSSFPASSDFFSSSFSPGTDPGIGFRSVSTSTTFVNGKRITTKRIVENGQERVEVEEDGELKSIHVNGVPDDMALGLELSRREQQALPGRASHSPPAPPRPRGSSPVCLYTDSEEEDEDLQLAMAYSLSEMEAAGQHRAGVF, encoded by the exons ATGGTGGAGTACTACGAAGTGCTGGGCGTGCCCCGAAACGCCTCCTccgatgacatcaagaaggc GTACAGGAAGGCGGCGCTGAAATGGCACCCGGATAAGAACCCGGAGAACAAGGAACACGCCGAGCGGAAGTTCAAAGAGATTGCGGAGGCCTACGAAGTGCTGTCGGACA aggaGAAGCGTGACATCTACGACCGCTATGGCAAGGAAGGCCTCATGGGAGCAG ggcctgggggatCAAGAGCCGGCGCAGGAGTCCCCGAATTCACCTTCTCCTTCCGCAGCGCCCACGACGTCTTCCGGGAGTTCTTCGGCGGGCGGGATCCCTTCTCTGAGCTCTTCG ATGAGATGCTGCCGTTCTCAGAGCTGCGGGGAGCTGGCCTTGGACACCCCGGACAAGGCTCCTTCTTCTCGTCTTTCCCGGCATCCTCAG ATTTCTTCTCCTCGTCCTTCAGCCCTGGCACCGACCCCGGAATCGGCTTCCGCTCGGTTTCCACCTCCACCACCTTCGTCAATGGCAAACGCATCACCACGAAGAg GATTGTGGAGAACGGGCAGGAGCGGGTGGAGGTGGAAGAGGACGGGGAGCTGAAATCAATCCACGTTAACG GTGTCCCTGACGACATggcgctggggctggagctgagccGCCGGGAGCAGCAGGCCCTCCCGGGCCGGGCCTCGCActcgccccccgccccgccgcggCCCCGCGGCTCGTCCCCGGTCTGCCTGTACACGGACAGCGAGGAGGAGGACGAGGATCTGCAGCTGGCCATGGCCTACAGCCTGTCCGAGATGGAGGCTGCGGGGCAGCACAGAGCAG GTGTGTTCTGA